From one Prochlorococcus marinus XMU1404 genomic stretch:
- a CDS encoding HDIG domain-containing metalloprotein, producing MQNITTTLKKMFYLWRRSQVPLKEPIKVSRIDNLIIFLVCILISIISSYKLLLISPLNITDIFSWLWTFTEILISSGILILVSKKENPTISSRQIILIITLLLAVQTAKLVLASTISPLSMIIPPALIISQGMGSITALAWVSIASLSWPDPAVTINNNLFFILLICASVVSLLGGRIRSRAQLLQLSIFVPIGSLLSQWVLIGKDKIYFFNKQDFVLANRDIFSDSLLLAIVMLFTILFIPIFESIFGLLTKARLLELADKEKPLIRRLSLEAPGTFEHTLLICGLAEEATRMIGGDIDLIKTGALYHDVGKLHAPNWFIENQDGSKNPHDEIDDPIRSAEVLQAHVDEGLNYARKNRLPKPIANFIPEHQGTLKMGYFFHKAKEKNLNINENDFRYKGPVPQSKETAILMLADGCEAALRAMNINASDKEALEIISKIIYSRQKDGQLDDSNLSKGEIFLIRRAFLNVWKRIRHRRIQYPTSKNNTFS from the coding sequence GTGCAAAACATAACAACCACCCTGAAAAAAATGTTTTATCTGTGGAGGAGGAGTCAAGTTCCACTAAAAGAACCAATTAAAGTTTCAAGAATAGATAATCTCATAATTTTTTTAGTATGCATTTTAATTTCTATAATTTCTTCTTATAAACTTCTTCTTATCTCGCCTTTAAATATCACAGATATTTTTTCTTGGCTTTGGACCTTTACTGAAATACTTATTAGTTCCGGAATTTTGATATTAGTTTCAAAAAAGGAGAATCCCACAATCTCTTCAAGACAGATCATCTTGATCATTACTCTTCTTTTAGCAGTACAAACTGCGAAATTAGTCTTAGCTTCTACCATAAGTCCATTATCTATGATAATTCCTCCTGCGTTAATAATATCTCAAGGAATGGGAAGCATAACAGCTTTAGCTTGGGTATCAATAGCAAGCCTTAGTTGGCCAGACCCAGCAGTTACTATAAATAATAATTTATTTTTTATTTTGTTAATTTGCGCTTCAGTAGTATCTCTTCTTGGAGGAAGAATAAGAAGTAGAGCTCAATTACTTCAACTATCTATTTTTGTCCCCATAGGATCATTATTGAGTCAATGGGTATTAATAGGTAAAGATAAAATTTATTTTTTTAATAAGCAAGATTTTGTTTTAGCTAACCGGGACATATTTTCTGATTCCTTACTATTGGCAATAGTAATGCTTTTTACTATTTTATTTATTCCTATTTTTGAATCGATCTTTGGATTATTAACTAAAGCAAGATTACTCGAATTGGCTGATAAGGAGAAACCTCTTATAAGAAGATTGTCTCTTGAAGCTCCCGGTACTTTTGAACATACTCTACTTATATGTGGCTTAGCAGAGGAAGCAACAAGAATGATTGGAGGTGATATTGATCTAATTAAAACTGGAGCGCTATATCATGATGTTGGTAAGTTACATGCCCCTAATTGGTTTATAGAGAATCAGGATGGTTCAAAAAATCCACATGATGAAATAGATGATCCTATTAGAAGTGCAGAAGTTTTACAAGCGCATGTTGATGAAGGATTAAACTATGCAAGAAAAAATAGACTACCTAAACCAATAGCAAATTTTATCCCAGAACATCAAGGCACTCTAAAAATGGGATATTTTTTTCATAAAGCTAAAGAAAAAAATCTCAATATTAATGAAAATGATTTTAGATATAAAGGACCTGTTCCTCAGTCAAAAGAAACAGCTATTTTAATGCTTGCTGATGGATGTGAAGCAGCACTAAGAGCTATGAATATTAATGCATCAGATAAAGAAGCTTTAGAAATAATATCTAAAATTATCTACTCACGTCAAAAAGATGGTCAATTAGACGATAGTAATTTGTCGAAAGGTGAAATTTTTTTAATAAGAAGAGCGTTTTTAAATGTATGGAAAAGAATTAGACATAGAAGAATTCAGTATCCAACAAGCAAGAACAATACTTTTTCTTGA
- the folD gene encoding bifunctional methylenetetrahydrofolate dehydrogenase/methenyltetrahydrofolate cyclohydrolase FolD encodes MSLKLDGKKLSLKIEERLKDYISSNKKIAQRAPGLAVIRIGEDPASGVYVKNKEKACSRIGIKSFIFHLKDAVEQKEVEQLIIKLNSDKDIDGMLLQLPIPKKFDEQKLISQINPSKDVDGLNEINIGKLVKNEPAMRSCTPAGIINLLRSQNITIEGKKIVVIGRSLLVGKPLSLMLLNLNGTVTMTHSKTLNLNKVCKEADILIAAAGKPNLVDSSFVKEGAVIIDVGIHRLKSSDKNQSRLCGDVLLEDIISKVFAYTPVPGGVGPMTVTMLLVNTIFSWQKQFGLSSNLNDLLP; translated from the coding sequence ATGTCATTAAAATTAGACGGTAAAAAATTATCTCTTAAAATTGAAGAAAGATTAAAAGATTATATCTCTAGTAATAAAAAAATTGCACAAAGAGCTCCCGGTTTAGCTGTAATAAGAATAGGCGAAGACCCTGCGAGCGGTGTTTACGTTAAGAACAAAGAAAAAGCATGTTCAAGGATTGGAATAAAAAGCTTTATCTTTCATCTAAAAGATGCTGTAGAGCAAAAAGAAGTTGAACAATTAATAATCAAACTTAATTCAGATAAGGATATTGATGGAATGTTGCTACAACTTCCCATCCCAAAGAAATTTGATGAGCAAAAACTGATAAGTCAAATTAATCCAAGCAAAGATGTAGATGGATTGAATGAGATAAACATCGGCAAATTAGTAAAAAATGAGCCTGCAATGAGATCATGTACACCCGCAGGAATTATTAATTTATTAAGATCCCAAAATATTACAATTGAAGGAAAGAAAATTGTTGTTATCGGAAGAAGTTTACTTGTTGGGAAACCCCTATCGCTTATGTTGTTAAATCTGAATGGCACGGTAACAATGACTCATTCAAAAACATTAAATTTGAATAAAGTCTGTAAAGAAGCTGACATACTAATTGCGGCTGCAGGAAAACCCAATCTTGTAGATTCGAGTTTTGTGAAAGAAGGAGCAGTAATTATTGATGTTGGAATACATAGATTAAAAAGTTCGGATAAAAATCAATCCAGATTATGTGGAGATGTATTATTAGAAGATATCATTTCTAAAGTATTTGCTTACACACCTGTACCTGGAGGTGTTGGACCAATGACAGTAACAATGTTACTTGTAAATACTATTTTTAGCTGGCAAAAACAATTTGGTTTATCATCAAATCTTAATGACCTTTTGCCATAA
- the crtE gene encoding geranylgeranyl diphosphate synthase CrtE, producing MIEVINSISDFEEYLKNTKKVVEEALDFSLGPENPEILRESMRYSLLAGGKRIRPILCLASCSLAGGEPSLAVPTAVAIEMIHTMSLIHDDLPAMDNDDLRRGRPTNHKVYGDAIAILAGDALLTRAFEMVSLRSPGVDPTRLLSVVGELSLVAGAPGLVGGQVVDLECEGKEVDLETLEYIHLHKTGALLKACVRTGAMIAGANEKILQALTTYAEGIGLAFQIIDDILDLTSSSEKLGKTAGKDLLADKTTYPKLLGMEESKKRAFDLVEKAKKAIEPWGTDAKYLISLADFITNRDR from the coding sequence ATGATTGAAGTCATAAATAGTATTTCTGATTTTGAAGAATATCTTAAAAACACAAAAAAGGTTGTAGAAGAAGCACTTGATTTTTCTTTGGGCCCTGAGAATCCAGAAATTTTAAGAGAATCAATGAGATATTCCCTCTTAGCCGGAGGGAAAAGGATACGTCCAATTTTATGTTTAGCATCTTGTTCACTGGCCGGAGGAGAACCATCTCTAGCTGTTCCTACTGCAGTAGCGATAGAAATGATACATACAATGTCCTTGATTCATGATGATCTGCCCGCCATGGATAATGATGACCTGAGGAGAGGCAGACCAACGAATCATAAAGTATATGGAGATGCAATAGCTATTCTTGCGGGCGATGCTTTATTAACAAGGGCATTTGAAATGGTCTCCTTAAGAAGCCCTGGAGTCGATCCAACTAGATTATTAAGTGTAGTTGGTGAATTATCCCTTGTTGCAGGTGCACCAGGCCTAGTCGGGGGACAAGTTGTTGATTTAGAATGCGAAGGTAAAGAAGTTGACCTTGAAACTCTTGAATATATACATCTTCATAAGACAGGAGCTTTATTAAAGGCCTGCGTAAGAACGGGCGCTATGATCGCAGGCGCTAATGAAAAAATATTACAAGCTCTAACAACATATGCAGAGGGAATTGGTTTAGCCTTCCAAATAATAGATGATATTCTTGATTTAACTTCCAGTAGTGAAAAGCTTGGTAAAACAGCTGGCAAAGATCTTTTAGCTGACAAAACTACTTACCCTAAATTGCTTGGAATGGAGGAGTCAAAGAAAAGAGCATTTGATTTAGTTGAAAAAGCAAAAAAAGCCATTGAACCTTGGGGAACAGATGCAAAATACTTAATATCATTAGCCGACTTTATTACAAATAGAGACAGATAA
- a CDS encoding divergent PAP2 family protein — MSEFFAFFNNSVLFWSLLSCLLAQFFKILFNFFSTGEIRFGIMFETGGMPSSHSALITGASSGIGYELGFDSSIFALSVAVALIVMYDASGVRKSAGIQAAEINKLSKKLNPQSELLLKETLGHSKIEVMVGSFLGPLITLPGMFFLGSPTKIINLIIN; from the coding sequence ATGTCAGAGTTTTTTGCCTTTTTTAATAATTCAGTTCTTTTCTGGAGCTTATTATCCTGCTTACTAGCTCAATTTTTTAAAATTTTATTCAATTTCTTTTCAACAGGAGAGATAAGATTCGGAATTATGTTCGAGACGGGTGGTATGCCTTCAAGTCATTCCGCCTTAATAACTGGTGCTTCATCTGGTATAGGTTATGAATTAGGATTTGATAGCTCAATATTCGCATTATCAGTCGCTGTTGCACTAATAGTTATGTATGACGCTAGTGGTGTGCGAAAATCAGCTGGAATTCAAGCTGCTGAAATCAATAAACTATCAAAAAAACTAAACCCCCAATCTGAATTACTTTTAAAAGAAACCCTTGGCCATTCAAAAATTGAGGTCATGGTGGGGAGTTTTTTAGGACCGTTAATTACTTTGCCTGGAATGTTTTTTTTAGGTTCTCCTACCAAAATAATTAATTTGATAATAAATTAA
- a CDS encoding cobyrinate a,c-diamide synthase, whose protein sequence is MPCVISSPSTDSGKTTLSLLISCWAFSKGIKIQTFKVGPDYLDQQQLSSIGQPICRNLDIFLSGEEWVQEIFFKHSFKYEFSLIEGAMGLFDGLGSTTYSSTANISKLLSAPVIFIVNARGQVASLLATVRGFRDFDSKLSIAGIIFNNVNSDRHKKLIEEVFKNENIEIFGFLPSDSKITLKKASLGLISPLDNGKEIDVEYFADFAERNLDVFSLIKFLKSPQKRKYNSVSFEDIKIDKIKPIAIAEDKIFHFQYPETKEFLSEIGIPLISWSIYDDEEIPNEASSLIIPGGFPEKYANHISNSKKSLNSLRKFRKNGFIYAECGGMMILGDFIKDENGNNHKMSGILPFRSKKSKLSVGYRYIEGLKDTPIIKQNQLTRGHEFHYWEIENNLSELDLIKAEHGKKLSCPWKIKSWNTEYKNEGFFDEKLHASWIHLHLPSSPEVAKNFIDATQITISKDS, encoded by the coding sequence ATGCCTTGTGTAATTTCTTCTCCTTCAACTGATAGTGGGAAAACTACATTATCACTTTTGATATCTTGTTGGGCGTTCTCAAAAGGTATAAAGATACAAACTTTCAAGGTTGGCCCAGATTATCTTGATCAACAACAACTTAGTTCAATTGGCCAACCTATTTGTAGGAATTTAGATATTTTTTTAAGTGGTGAGGAATGGGTGCAAGAAATTTTTTTTAAACATTCTTTTAAATATGAATTCTCATTAATTGAAGGAGCAATGGGCCTATTTGATGGATTAGGGTCAACAACCTACTCAAGCACAGCAAATATCTCAAAACTTCTTAGTGCCCCAGTAATTTTTATTGTTAATGCTAGAGGTCAAGTAGCTTCTCTTTTGGCGACTGTTCGAGGTTTTAGAGATTTCGATAGTAAGTTGTCAATAGCAGGAATTATATTTAATAACGTTAATTCAGATAGACATAAAAAATTAATCGAAGAAGTTTTTAAAAATGAAAATATCGAAATTTTTGGTTTTTTACCATCTGACTCAAAAATAACTTTAAAAAAAGCTAGTTTGGGTTTGATATCTCCATTGGATAATGGTAAAGAAATTGATGTTGAATATTTTGCAGATTTTGCCGAAAGAAATCTTGATGTATTTTCTCTTATTAAATTCCTGAAATCTCCTCAAAAGAGAAAATATAATTCTGTCAGTTTTGAAGATATTAAAATAGACAAAATTAAACCCATCGCAATTGCAGAGGATAAAATCTTTCATTTTCAATACCCTGAAACTAAGGAGTTTTTGAGTGAAATAGGAATTCCATTGATTTCATGGAGTATTTATGATGATGAAGAAATACCTAATGAGGCATCTTCTTTAATTATTCCTGGGGGTTTCCCTGAAAAATATGCTAATCATATAAGTAACTCTAAAAAAAGTTTAAATTCGTTAAGGAAATTCCGCAAAAATGGATTTATTTATGCAGAGTGCGGAGGGATGATGATCTTAGGAGACTTTATAAAAGATGAAAATGGTAATAATCATAAAATGAGTGGGATCCTGCCTTTCAGATCAAAAAAAAGTAAACTTTCAGTAGGTTATAGATACATTGAGGGTTTAAAAGATACTCCGATCATCAAACAAAATCAATTAACTAGAGGACATGAATTTCATTATTGGGAAATTGAAAATAATTTATCTGAACTTGATTTAATAAAAGCTGAGCATGGTAAGAAACTTTCTTGTCCATGGAAAATTAAATCTTGGAATACTGAATACAAAAATGAAGGTTTTTTTGATGAAAAATTACATGCAAGTTGGATTCACTTACATTTGCCAAGTTCTCCAGAAGTTGCAAAAAACTTTATAGATGCCACTCAAATAACTATTTCAAAGGATTCTTAA
- a CDS encoding glucose-6-phosphate dehydrogenase assembly protein OpcA, whose amino-acid sequence MKPQLTLQTPLELPYQEISNYLNKLWISEDKDNTGANTFTLIVWQPAWLEQCLVQKGLVNGPITGNLSPEIIEVAKKFILDQGLPITTSLNSEELLNLLKENLSNKDFEDFRGQFFESSISILNPRRLITLAPTLNKNSDIKTFVSAYCPLSDTPAMQPICGDLVVVRGDSASISHKGLKIIDELSIDELPSWLWWNGSLDESPEIFEYFTNYGLRLIIDTALGSPKRCLKVLDQLNNSNKAINDLNWVRLKNWRESLAMIFDPPSRRPILDHITDIDIDIAGDHIIQALFLISWISDKLGWSFLRVESDKESTKIEFERINGEIISASINPLSLGNPSIHLGQVIGLRLISKISEVQKNNTCVILGCESVECMRLEAGGMANMELIEQVVPNSFSSSEYDVSKLLGSSRGDTSPLFENSIKIALQIFNGFNN is encoded by the coding sequence ACCTTATCAGGAAATTTCTAATTACCTTAATAAATTATGGATTTCAGAAGATAAAGATAATACTGGAGCTAATACTTTTACATTAATAGTCTGGCAGCCTGCTTGGTTAGAACAATGTTTGGTTCAAAAAGGATTAGTAAATGGACCAATTACTGGAAATTTAAGTCCAGAGATAATTGAAGTTGCTAAAAAATTTATATTAGATCAAGGACTTCCTATTACTACTTCTCTTAATAGTGAAGAATTACTAAATTTGTTGAAGGAAAATTTATCTAATAAAGACTTTGAAGACTTTAGAGGACAATTTTTTGAATCATCAATAAGTATATTGAACCCAAGAAGATTAATAACTTTAGCGCCAACGTTAAATAAAAATTCAGATATCAAAACTTTTGTTTCCGCTTACTGTCCATTAAGTGATACTCCAGCTATGCAACCTATATGTGGGGATTTAGTTGTTGTTAGGGGTGACTCAGCCTCAATATCTCATAAAGGATTAAAAATAATTGATGAATTATCTATTGATGAATTACCTTCTTGGTTGTGGTGGAATGGAAGCTTGGATGAATCACCTGAAATTTTCGAATATTTTACTAATTATGGTCTAAGGTTAATAATTGATACTGCTCTTGGATCTCCTAAAAGATGTTTAAAAGTTTTAGATCAATTAAATAATTCAAATAAAGCTATAAATGATTTGAATTGGGTTAGGTTGAAAAATTGGAGGGAATCATTGGCAATGATTTTTGATCCGCCTTCGAGGAGACCAATTTTAGATCATATTACTGATATTGATATTGATATAGCAGGAGATCATATTATTCAAGCTTTGTTTTTGATCTCATGGATTAGCGATAAACTTGGTTGGTCTTTTCTAAGAGTTGAAAGTGATAAAGAATCAACAAAAATAGAATTTGAAAGAATTAATGGCGAAATAATTTCTGCCTCAATTAATCCCTTATCTTTGGGGAATCCAAGTATTCATCTAGGACAAGTTATTGGATTGAGGTTGATTTCAAAAATTAGTGAGGTTCAAAAAAATAACACTTGTGTAATACTAGGCTGTGAATCAGTGGAATGTATGAGACTTGAAGCAGGGGGAATGGCTAATATGGAATTAATAGAACAAGTTGTTCCAAATTCTTTTTCCTCATCAGAGTATGACGTTAGTAAATTATTGGGAAGTAGTAGAGGTGATACAAGTCCTCTTTTTGAAAATTCTATTAAAATAGCCCTTCAAATATTTAATGGTTTTAATAACTAA